ATGGAAATTCCCATAGACAGTTTATGGATTCAAGTACTACAGCGCTTACAATTAGAACTATCTCGTCCCACCTTTGAAACTTGGATCAAAACTGCTAATGCAGAGCGGTTAGAAAATAACTGCTTAGTCATCTGCACTCCTAACCCTTTTGCTCGTAATTGGTTACAGAAATATTACATCAACACGATAGCCAATGTGGTTCAAGATATTCTTGGGTATCCCGTCGAAATTTACATTACCGTTGCTCAAGGTGAGGAAGTTTCTAATTTGAATGAAGGGGAAGTTACTTGGGAATTACCAGCCCAAAATAGTCTGGCTGAAACTCCACCCAAAAATAAACAAAAAACTAGTGAATTAAATTCTAAATATGTCTTCTCGCGATTTGTAGTTGGCGCCAATAATCGGATGGCTCACGCTGCATCCTTAGCAGTCGCAGAATATCCAGGTAGAGAATTTAATCCCTTATTTTTATGCGGTGGCGTCGGTTTAGGTAAAACCCATCTTATGCAGGCGATTGGTCATTATCGTTGGGAAATTTGTCATGATTGTAAAATATTTTATGTTTCAACTGAGCAGTTTACTAATGATTTAATTACAGCCATCCGTCAGGATAGTATGCAAAGTTTCCGCGAGCATTATCGCGCCGCAGATGTTTTATTAGTAGATGATATTCAGTTTATCGAGGGTAAGGAGTACACCCAAGAAGAATTTTTTCATACTTTTAACAGTTTACATGAAGCAGGCAAACAAGTGGTCATCGCTTCAGACCGTCCTCCCAACCAGATTCCTCGGCTACAAGAACGTCTTTGTTCCCGGTTTTCTATGGGGCTAATTGCTGATATTCAAACTCCAGATTTAGAAACAAGAATGGCAATTTTACAGAAAAAAGCCGAATACGAAAATATCCGACTTTCCCGTGATGTAATTGAATATATTGCTTCTAACTACACTTCCAATATTCGCGAATTAGAAGGAGCTTTAATTCGGGCACTTGCCTATATTTCTATTTGGGGTTTACCCATGACTGTAGAAAGTATCACACCAATTTTAGAAACTCCAAATGAGAAAGTAGCAGCTACCCCAGAAATAATTTTGACAGTCGTTGCTGATAACTTTGATGTCTCCATCGAAGACCTTAAAAGCAACTCACGACGACGAGAAATTAGCTGGGCACGGCAAATAGGTATGTATCTAATGCGTCAACATACATCCCTGAGTTTGCCGAGAATTGGTGAAGAATTTGGCGGTAAAGATCATACAACGGTGATCTACAGCTGTGATAAAATCACCCAAATGAAAGAAAGCGATCGCGCTTTAGCTCAAACCCTACGTCAACTGAGCGATCGCATCAATATGAATAGTCGCTCTCAAAAATCATCTTGATCAGGACTTAGGTAATAGGCAACAAATCTTTCTCTATGCCCTATTCCCTATTCCCTATGCCCCAATACAGTTCAGTTAGACTCCAATGGTATACAGTGTAGGGGCACGGCATCCAAAATCTTTTCTTCTAATGACAATTTTATTCATGCCGTGCCCCTACGACAATTTTCCTTAACTGAACTGTATTGCCCTATTCCCTATGCCCTATGCCCTAATATTAAGTCAAATATAAAACTTGATTAAACTTTAAATACCTTGTGGAAAATTAGTAAAAATCTGTGGAAAACTTCAAATAAGTATAATTACCCTGTGGAAAAACCCTCTAGTTTTTCCACAAGTTTTCCACAGGAACTCACGTCTTAAACCATCGACCAAACAGAAAGCTGATAAGTTTTCCACAATTTCCACAGATTAGGAGGCGCGGAGTTAGGAGTGAGCAGTTGAACAACAAGGTGGTACAATATTCTTTCACAAAGGTAATAGAGGCAGAAGCCCTGAGATTCTGATCTCAGGGAAGCGCCACAGCTGGATTTAATCGTCAGGAACCTCAGCCTAAAGGCATGAGGCTTGTAAGAGAAATCAAGCAAGCCGTCCTGACCAGCCTACGTCTTAATTGACTACGTTTTTTGAGTCACGACACCGGAGAATGCGTTGCTAGTTCCTCGCTCTGTCACTAGTGGTTAAACAGTTCTAAGATGAAATTAGTTTGCGCCCAAAGCGATCTCAGTACAAATCTCTCACTCGTCAGCCGTGCAGTACCGTCAAGACCGACACATCCAGTGCTGGCTAATGTGCTGCTACAAGCGGATGCACAAACTAACCAGGTCAGCTTAACAGCCTTTGATCTCAGCTTGGGTATCCGCACCAGTTTTAATGCTGAGGTATGGGAAGGGGGAGCGATCGCCCTTCCTGCTAAACTACTTGTAGATATCACTTCTCGGCTGCCAGAGGGAGAAATTACCCTAGATGATGAATCAGCCGCCGAAACCTCCACAGGTGTTAGCGGAGCGTCACGCAGTGAAGGTTTAATTGTCACCCTCACACCCAAAAGTGGATATTATCAAGTACGCGCAATGGGGCCAGAAGAGTTTCCTGAACTACCGGTGATCGAAAATTCAGAAGCACTTCAGCTGACAACCGCAGCCTTAATAGAAGGATTACGAGGTTCATTATTTGCTACCAGCAGTGATGAAACTAAACAGGTATTGACAGGAGTACATTTAACTGTTAAAGACGACAGCTTGGAATTTGCTGCTACCGATGGACATCGTTTAGCAGTCGTGGAAACAACTAACGAACGCCCTATGGGTGGAAGTGGTCAACTAGAAGTCACAGTACCCAGCAAAGCCTTACGGGAACTAGAGCGGATGTTAGCTCATCATTCCTCCTCAGAAGAACCTGTGGCTTTATCTTTTGATCAAGGTCAAGTAATATTTGCTTGGCAAAATCAACGCTTGACTAGCCGCACTTTAGAAGGACAATATCCTGCTTATCGCCAACTGATTCCGCGTCAATTTGAGCGACAAGTCACAATTGATCGGCGACAATTTTTAAGCACTTTGGAGCGAATAGCTGTACTAGCCGATCAAAAGAATAATATTGTTAAAGTTAGCATTGACAATGCAGTCCAGGAAATTACCTTATCTTGTGAAGCTCAAGAAATGGGTAGCGGTAGAGAGTCAATGTCTGCCCAAATATCAGGAGAAAATATAGATATAGCCTTTAATGTCAAATATTTGATGGAAGGCTTAAAAGCTTTACCCTCCCCAGAAATTCAAATGCATCTTAATCAAAGCCTTACCCCAGTCATTTTTACACCACTAGGTGGGTTAAAGATGACCTATTTAGCTATGCCGGTACAACTCAGAAATTAGTGTTTCAGTCGTCTTGTTGGGTTAACGCAAAGCCTTAACCAATCATAAGATCAAGATTTTGCAAATCAATCAATGCTGACACCGGGGGCAAAAATGACTAGATCGCCCCCCTAACTTAATTCGCCCAATCACATTACCACAAACCCGGCAGGGTTGACCAGCGCGGTTGTATACCCAAGCAACACCACCATAATTACCATTAACGCCCTTGACATTGAGGAAATTACTAAAAGTAGTACCACCAGCCTCAATACTGGTTTCTAAGACTTGAATAATTGCAGTTCGCAAACCTTCAATTTGCGATCGCCCTAAATTTGTACAGAGGGTTTCTGGTAACACTCTACTTTTGAACAATGCTTCATCCGCATATATATTACCTAATCCCGCCACCACAGACTGATCCAGCAGTGCTGTCTTGATGGGACGGCGGCGATTTTGCAGTTTTAAAGCCAAATAATCCACTGTGAATTCTGGTGAAAATGGGTCTTGCGCGAGTTTTGCTAAACCTGTGATGATACTTTCCACAGCCATACCAGGGGGAACCAACCACATTTGACCGAAAGTCCGCTGGTCAACAAAGCGCAATTCCTGCTCATCCCCAAAGAATAATCTTACCCGCGTGTGTTTGTGTAATGGTTCATCTCGATGTAGCCACAGTAGTTGACCAGTCATTCGCAGATGGACCCCAAGCCAAGAGAAGGGGGTGAATTTTGAATTTTGCATCCCCCCAGATGGGGTAAGTTCTGCGAGGAGATATTTACCGCGACGGTGCCAAGTAGTGATAGCACTCCCTTGAATTTGATGAACAAACTCGGCGACAGAAACCGGGTAGGCGATGGTACGTTCAAGTAACACATCCCCTCCCGTAATTTCCAGGTTTTGGGTCAATTGATTTAGACCCCGCCGGACTGTTTCTACTTCAGGCAATTCAGGCATTCAGACTGATTAAGCAAGCAATTGGATATTTTTGGGAATGTCAGCAAAAGAGATGAGGAAGTCAGGAGATTCGGAGAACTATTTCTCCACCATCCGCCCATAACTCCATCATCTCATTAAATCAGTTATCAGTTATCAGTTATCAGTTATCAGTCCTGACGGCGTATAGTGGGGGATTTAGACCCGCCACCAACGCCTTCCACCTTCTTTGTGTGGTGTTTCGCCAGGGATTTAACTGATAACTGTTTACTGATAACTGTTCACTGTTAAACAATCCCCTGGCCACTTAATTGCTTAACCTTTTTTGGGTTTAGCAGGTGGTGGTGCCACCTCTAGTAATTCATCTACAGCAAAGTTATTAGTGTTAATGCCTGAGTAATTTACTTTCTCAAAGCGGACAATTACTGGATACTTGATACCGCTTTGGTCAACAGTTGCCACGGTTCCTACATCCCGATACCAGTAGGATTCCGGACGGAGAACACGTACTTTAGAACCACGTTGAACCATGAGTTTTCCCCTTTTAGTTATCAATTGCCAATTTCTAAGGCTAATAGTTCTAACTTTACAGCCTCAAGGACTCACCTAGAAGCTTTGTTAAGTTATTTGACAGTTGACACTTGACAGTTGATGGTACACAGTTGATGGTTGTCATTCATTATTGGTCTTCATCGCCCCTCTCCCATTCCCCGTCTTTCCAATATCAATAGGACTTACGCACTCGTGATGAAAAATCACGCCTTTGGGTTGGGAATGGGGCATAGGGCGGGAAAAATTAACCTATGCCCTATGCCCCATGCCCCATGCCCCATGCCCTATGCCCGATCTCCACAAATAGCCTCGCCGCGTAAGTCCTGATCACGTTCCGAAAGTAAAATGGTATCAAACCCACCTTGACAAAAATCACATGATAGATTACCTTCGTTCGCAAACACTAATATAAGAGAAGCTCATGCTTTGGTAAGTACAAAGACACTACCTTCGTTACCTCTGCCAATCCGCATATCGCTATCTATATAAGTGATATCCAACCAGCCTGGTTGGCGATCGCTGTTAATGGCAGCATCAATCCCGGTAAATTTTTTACCAGCTTCGATTTGTTGGATGAAACTTTCTGGAGAATTGTAGCCTAGTAGGCGTTGCAAACCGATAATAGAGCGTTTAAATTTTACTAGGACGCGACGGTCGGAAACTGGCTCAAAGTTGGCAGCAACGCTGACTAATGCTTCCAGATAAGGTAAGCCATAAATCTCAGCGATATTGTAAACCGTGGTAGTTTCTACCCGAATGCACTGGTAAATTTGGCCCAGTTTGCCAAAAGGTAGCCGATCTAGGTTTAACAAGGCCTTGCTTGTGGTGTATATTAGTCGCCAATCACCATTGAGCAAGTTTGTAGCTTCCAGGGGACGAGGTGTAGGGTTGAAGTCTTCTAAATTGGCGATCGCTGCTAAAATAGCCTGTTTCTGGGCTGCACTAGCCAGTAAACCACGATTTTTACCAGCGATTGCTTCAATCAGAGCCGCTTTTCCAATCATTGCTTGTCACCTCAAAAACTATCTGTTTCAAACTCACTATCAACCGATATAAATGCCATATGTATATGGACATACAACTAACGAAGAATCCCTTGCAACCTGCCATCGGGCGATTAAATAAAAAGTTTTGTCCAAATGCGGATTTTAGATCTAAAGAGTTGAATGAATAACTAAATTATCTCGTATCGAGTGATAGACTCTTAATGTCTAGTTACATAAACATTTAGTGCGTGCGTCGATATGTTGAATTCACCGTTACGTGAAGAACCCCGCAACCAGCGAGCTGCCGTTATTCCTTTAAAGCAGGAGTCCTCACTGTTGGACTGGCTCAAATCTAACGGACGTCTGATAGCGCGTGACGTTCACGAACCAGATTTTCAGGATGAAGAAGAAGAAATATCAGAATTTCTGGGTGGAGATGACGGTATAGCTGATTATGACCTTGATGATGACGACGATATCACTATCAGCGAAGTTTAGCCTGTTCAGTCAGGGGACTTGGTGGATATTGTCCCTGTAGTTCAGTTGTTGTAAGTGTGGAGTGAAGGGAAATTTCTGTGGACGCTAAATTATCTCCTGACCAAGGGTTAAATTTTTCTGGGATTGGGCTAGCCTCTTGCTTGGCCAGTGGATTGACTGTGGGCGCGTTAGTTTTGGATTCGATAGGCCATAGATTACCTTGGCAAGCTACATCCCTCACTCTGCCATTATTATTGGGGGCTATCAGTTCAGCACTTATGGGTTATTTGGTTATCCCCAAGCTGCAAGAACTTAAAGCTGGGCAAATAATCCGTGAGGATGGACCCCAAGCCCATTTGAAAAAGGCAGGTACACCAACTATGGGGGGTATATTTTTTATCCCTGTAGCGGTGGTTCTTGCCTGTGTACTCTCTAATTGGACTACGGAAGTAGTTGCTGTTTGTGCTTTGACACTCAGCTACGGATTGGTCGGCTGGCTCGATGATTGGCAAATTTTACGCCGTAAGTCGAATAAAGGGATCTCTCCCCGGATGAAACTGGCTTTGCAAATCACTTTTGCAGCAATGTTTTGTCTGTGGCTGATGTTTAATCAACCTTCTAATATTACAAATATTGCTTTGCCCTTGTTGGGTTTTTCATTACCATTAGGGTTTCTATTCTGGCCTTTGGCTGGCTTTGTCCTTGTGGCTGAGAGTAATGCGACTAATTTAACTGATGGCATTGATGGTTTAGCAGGCGGAACGGTGGCGATCGCTTTATTGGCACTTGGTGCCGTGATTGCACCCACTGCGCCCGGTTTAATGGTTTTCTGTGCTGCTTTAAGTGGTAGTTGCTTAGGGTTTGTGGCACATAACCGTAACCCAGCCCGTGTGTTCATGGGTGATACTGGTTCTTTAGCATTGGGTGGTGCTTTAGCGGCTGTAGCCCTGTTGACTAATAGCTTAGTAGTGCTGTTTATCCTCAGCGGTATCTTCTTCGTAGAAACCCTTTCAGTGATGGCACAGGTAAGTTATTACAAAGCCACCAAGGGTCCCGATGGCAAAGGTAAGCGCCTCTTTAAAATGGCACCCCTACACCATCATCTGGAACTCACTGGCTGGTCAGAATTGCAAGTGGTTGGAGTATTTTATATAATCGCTGCTATTTTGGCTGCAACTTGTATAGCTATCAATTAATTCTGATATTTGTCAGTAATAATTGATACATTAACAACTCCCATTAGATGTGGGAGTTGTTTTTTTTATGAGCATTTGTTCAACAAACAAGGTAAACTAAAACACATCTGGAGGGATTGGGGATTGGGGATTGGGGATTGGGGATTGGGGACTGGGGAGTTATCAAATCCCCGACTTCTTCACCTTATACCGTTTCACTTTAAGTATGATACAAATACGTTGGTAGGGGCACGGCATTGCCGTGCCCTTACGGGAAATCTATATGTATCAGAGTTTTGGTGAAATGGTATTAGAGGATGTTTGAAAAGTCCTTAGTGATGTATCAAATACTTTTAGATACCCCTAAATCTCCCTTTTGCAAGGGGGGCTTTGATTCCAGTTACGGGGATCAATAAGTGCGAAGATACCGCCAACAAATTTTCAAACAACCTCTTAGTCACCTTTCCAGCTTGTTGCGGCTATTTTCTACAGGAGTCATTGAGTATCAAAAAGTTATGTTGTCTAATGAAGATTTGATGCGAGAGTTTGTTGCACACTCTATCCATAAAAAAGAAATTTTATTAGCAAACCCTGCTTTAACAGCCGAAACAGTGTATGACTGTAACCAAGTTATAGCCAAATCACAAGGTGTAATTGCCAGCACCCAACTGACTAATACAATATGTGAATTTGTCATTAATTCAAAATCATCTTATTGGGAATTGATGAATAAGGTATTAGCAGAATACAGTTTTATGCTTATAGGAGAAATGGATAGCCGCAATTGCTATCGTTATCACTACTGGCAAGTACCCAATAATTATCAAATGCATTGTACCAAATCGGTTTTCCTCTGGCGAGCTTGGTGGAAATGTCGCAAGCATCCTTTACGACCAGGAATTCCCTTGGAACTTCTGATTAAGAGACGAAATTCATGGTATCCAGTCAGAGATTTAATTATTAGCGATGGATATATGTATATCAAAACTTTAGGAAGTGAGATAGTCGTTCACCCAGATGATTTAGTAGTTTGGTTAAATAAAATTCAGAAAAAATCCTCAACATGACCTTTTTTGAACTCAAAATTCAAAATTCAAAATTCCAAAGGTACACCCTCCGGGGCACGGCAGTGCCGTGCCCCTACACCGCATAATAGTATTTTATACCTCATCTGCATGGGAAGTGCTATAGATGTTAGATAGCTTATATCTTTGGGACTTGGGAGTTGGGATCTGGACAAATGACCAATGACAAATGACCAATGACAAATGACCAATGACAATTAAAGTATTTGGTTGACTAAATGCGCCAATTCTGGTATTATAATTTTTTCCATACCCAGTCGCACAGCATTACTCGAACCTGGAAGCGAAAAGATTAATTTGTTTTGATAAACACCAGCAACAGCGCGAGAGGCGATCGCTCGCGAACCAATTTCTTGATAACTTAAAAAGCGAAATAATTCCCCAAATCCCGGTAAGGTTTTCTCCAGCAATTTCTCAATGGCGTCGTAGGTGGTATCCCTTGGTGCTATGCCTGTGCCACCATTGAAAATGACAGCATTTAAATTTGCACGTTTACCCAGCAGTTCTATCTGCTCTTGAATCTGTGCTGGTTCATCTTTAATAATTGTGTAGGCTCCTACAGCATGGTTAGCACTCAAGAGTAATTGCTGGATTAGCTGACCACTCTTGTCTGTTTCTGGAGTTCGGGTATCGCTGACGGTGACAACAGCACAATTTACCGTCATTCCTGCTGCGTCTGGATGGGGTTGATGCATGATAGGTAAGTTATTGCACTCCTAGACAAGTCAATAGTCCAAAGTCAATAGTCCAAAGTCCAAATATTGACCCTTAACTCTTGACTCTTGACTCTTGACTCTTGACTCTTGACCCTTGACCCTTGACTCTTGACTCTTGACCCTTGACTCCTAACTGCTTAAGATTTGCTAAGTCCGAGATCATTTTCTTCAGCATACCGCTCCATGAAGCGCATAAAGCGATCCCATTCTTGGGTGGATTTCATCAGGTAAACGGCTTCTAGTGCTTCTGGTTTACCGTTTACAAATCTAGCCTTAACTTCGCGGGTGCTTAATTCCCCTTCTTCGTCAATCAAGTACATTCCGGTAATTTCTTCGGTGCTGTTTTGACTCAAAGCTTTAGGATTGACAAAAATAAACGTTGCTGTACCACTTTCACCACTGCGCGATCGCGTCACGCGCACGTCTGCGGTTACATTTTCGTCTATACCTCTAGAAAACTGGATTTTCGCCATGATGAGTGAAGTTAAAGTTTTGTAATGTTTAGTTTAATATTCTCTCATTATTTGCCGACTCAGCAATCTAGCTATTGCGGATATTTTTAATTTAAGTAAAAATTCTTAACCAGATTCACGTTCCAGTAGCAAAGTTACAGGTCCGTGTCAAAATCCAGTAGGGGCGCAAGGCCTTGCGCCCTTACCGTGGACTGATTGCGCCCCTACCCTGGATTCGTTGCGCCCTTACCGTGGATTGGTTGCGCCCCTACCGTGGACTGATTGCGCCCCTACTTGAGCCTTGACTCTGGACTCTTGTCAACGAATGACTAACTTTTACTTCCCAAAGCCTTTACCTCTGCTGGTGGAAGGAATACAGACGCAGTTTTGTAGCTGAGTCAGCAAAGTTTCTTTCTCTAGATTTTGACCAATCAGCACTAGCTGGTTTTTTGGTGTACCTTTCCACTCATCATCATCCATTGTGAAGCGCTTACCGCATAAGTGGAAAATATGACGTTTGGGACTTTCCTCAAACCACATAATCCCTTTGGCGCGGAAGACTCCACTAGGTAACTGGTTATCTAAAAAATATTGAAATTTCTTAATGGAAAATGGCTTTTCACTTTGGAAAGAAATCGAGGTGAAGCCATCATTTTCTAAATGATCGGAATGATCATGGTCATGATGGTCATGATCGTGATGGTCATGACCGCAGGCGGTATGATCATGATCGTGGTCATGATGGTCATGATCGTGATGGTCATGACCGCAGGCGGAATGATCATGATCGTGGTCATGATGGTCATGTTTTTCTGTTTCAGTCTCAAAATACTTGTCAGATTCAAACAGACCAACACTCAAAATTAAGGGGAGTGGAACTTCTGAGCGGATAGTGCGGAGAATTCTGGCGTCTTCCTTAATTTCCCCAATTTTTCTTTCTAATTCCTGCAAAGTGGGTTCATCGACTAAATCCGCTTTGTTGAGAATAATAACATCTCCATAGGCAATTTGACTGTAGGCAGCCTGAGAGTTGAATAAATCTAGGCTATAATTCGCTGCATCTACTACAGTAATAATCGAATCTAGACGGGTTAAATCTCGCAATTCTGTGCCGAGAAATGTCAAGGCTACTGGTAGTGGATCTGCTAGTCCAGTTGTTTCCACAACTAAATAATCTAGCTTTTCTTCCCGTTCTAAAACCTTGTAGACCGCATCAACTAAATCGTTATTAATTGTGCAGCATATACAACCATTATTCAGTTCCACCATGTTCTCGTCAGTGGAAACAATTAACTCGTTGTCGATACCAATTTCGCCAAATTCATTGACTAATACAGCCGTCTTGAGACCTTGCTCATTAGTCAAGATATGATTGAGCAAAGTCGTTTTGCCGCTACCGAGAAAGCCCGTGATTATTGTTACAGGCAAACCTTGTTTTGGCGCATCCATAGCTTGAGATTCAGGGGTAACTGCTGATTGCATAGAAATATGATCAAAAAAACAAAAAAATCGGAATGTAGCGCAGAACGTCCAGAAAACACTAGCATAGGGATGCTGGAGTGTCATCCCAGCTGCTTTACCCTATTATTGCGTATCTCTTAATTTCAACATTACTGTGTTATGACCCTAAGAATTTACAATACCCTCAGCCGTCGTCAGGAACCGTTTAAAACAGTAGAACCAGGAAAGGTTAAGATGTATTACTGCGGCGTGACGGTTTACGACTACTGCCATTTGGGTCATGCCAGAGCTTGTATCGTTTGGGATGTAGTGCGTCGATACCTCCAGTTTAGCGGTTATGAAGTGCGCTATATTCAGAATTTTACCGATATTGATGACAAAATTCTCAATCGAGCGCGTCTGGAACATTCTTCAATGGAAGCTGTAGCTGATCGCTATATCAAAGCATATTTTGAGGATATGGGGCGGTTAGGAATCAAAGAAGCTGATGAGTATCCCCGTGCGACCCACACCATGAATGGGATTGTACGGCTGATTCATGAATTGGAACACAAAGGCTTTGCTTACGCCGCCGACGGTGATGTATATTATGCTGTACGGCATTTTTCTGAATATGGTAAGCTTTCGGGACGAAAGTTAGAAGATATGCAAGCGGGTGCAAGTGACCGGGTTAACGTTGAAGACCCAGAATATCAGAAAAAGAAAGACCCGTTTGATTTTGCTTTGTGGAAAGGAGCAAAACCAGAAGAACCAGCCTGGGAATCGCCTTGGGGTCAAGGTCGTCCAGGATGGCACATAGAATGCTCGGCAATGGTGCGCGATCGCCTGGGTGATACCATAGATATTCATGCTGGCGGCGCTGACTTAATTTTTCCCCACCATGAAAACGAAATTGCCCAATCTGAGGCAGTTACAGGTAAACCCCTAGCACTCTACTGGCTGCACAATGGTATGGTCAAGGTGGATGGGGAGAAAATGTCCAAATCCTTGGGCAATTTTACCACAATTCGCGACTTGCTAAATCGAGGCGTTGACCCGATGGCAGTGCGATTGTTTGTACTCATGGCACAATATCGCCAGCAGATAGATTTTACCGATGAAGCGATCGCCGCTGCCACCAATGGCTGGCACACCCTCAAAGAAGGTCTACTATTCGGCTACCAACATGGTAAACAACTCGGTTGGGAACTGGGGACTCTTGACTGGGGACTGGGAACTCTTAATCAAGAAAAAACTTCAACTCCTCACATTGAACGCTTTCAAGAAGCTGTGAATGATGACTTTAATTTTCCCGGTGGGTTAGCAGTACTATTTGAATTAGCCAAAGAACTCCGCCGTGAGGGAAACATTATAGTACATGAAGGGAAGACAGAAACATCACCCGATGAATTATATCAACAGTGGCATACACTCCTAACTTTAGCTGGAGTTTTGGGTTTAGAAGCCAAGATAGAAACCCCAAATTCTGTGAATGATGGTTTAAGCGATGGAGAAATTGAAGATTTGATTCAACAAAGACAACAAGCACGTCAAACCAAGAATTTCGCCGAAAGCGATCGCATTCGTCATGAATTACAAGCACAAGGTATTACATTAATTGATAGCCGTGATGGCACCCGTTGGCACCGGAATTAAAGGTCCCCAATCCCCAATCCCCAATCCCCAATCCCTAGAATTATGTGGTCTGAACTGACAAAAGCGATCGCTCATCTCAATATTCCTGCTGATTGGATCGGTATTAGAGTTGTCAAAGAAACTTCCTCTAGCCGTTATGTACGCGATGGCTTACCCCAAGCCAACGGCAAATCTTCCACAGTGGGAGCCATGATAGAAGTCTTGGTAAATGGCTGTTTG
The Gloeotrichia echinulata CP02 DNA segment above includes these coding regions:
- the cysS gene encoding cysteine--tRNA ligase, whose translation is MTLRIYNTLSRRQEPFKTVEPGKVKMYYCGVTVYDYCHLGHARACIVWDVVRRYLQFSGYEVRYIQNFTDIDDKILNRARLEHSSMEAVADRYIKAYFEDMGRLGIKEADEYPRATHTMNGIVRLIHELEHKGFAYAADGDVYYAVRHFSEYGKLSGRKLEDMQAGASDRVNVEDPEYQKKKDPFDFALWKGAKPEEPAWESPWGQGRPGWHIECSAMVRDRLGDTIDIHAGGADLIFPHHENEIAQSEAVTGKPLALYWLHNGMVKVDGEKMSKSLGNFTTIRDLLNRGVDPMAVRLFVLMAQYRQQIDFTDEAIAAATNGWHTLKEGLLFGYQHGKQLGWELGTLDWGLGTLNQEKTSTPHIERFQEAVNDDFNFPGGLAVLFELAKELRREGNIIVHEGKTETSPDELYQQWHTLLTLAGVLGLEAKIETPNSVNDGLSDGEIEDLIQQRQQARQTKNFAESDRIRHELQAQGITLIDSRDGTRWHRN
- a CDS encoding GTP-binding protein; translated protein: MQSAVTPESQAMDAPKQGLPVTIITGFLGSGKTTLLNHILTNEQGLKTAVLVNEFGEIGIDNELIVSTDENMVELNNGCICCTINNDLVDAVYKVLEREEKLDYLVVETTGLADPLPVALTFLGTELRDLTRLDSIITVVDAANYSLDLFNSQAAYSQIAYGDVIILNKADLVDEPTLQELERKIGEIKEDARILRTIRSEVPLPLILSVGLFESDKYFETETEKHDHHDHDHDHSACGHDHHDHDHHDHDHDHTACGHDHHDHDHHDHDHSDHLENDGFTSISFQSEKPFSIKKFQYFLDNQLPSGVFRAKGIMWFEESPKRHIFHLCGKRFTMDDDEWKGTPKNQLVLIGQNLEKETLLTQLQNCVCIPSTSRGKGFGK